GCACTACGCCCGCAAGACCGAAGTTACCGCTCCCGGCCGGTAGCCTCAGTTCGCGCCAGAGACAATATTCTTTTTACATCTTTTCACGATTAAAAGCGGAACCTCCCGAATCTGTATTGCGTAGTAATCAGTGTGAAGCGGGGATGGCGCGGGGCGCTAACCAAAACGACGCAGCGCCGTCCAAGGGAATAGAAGCGGAGGATGTCATGGACGCGAAGTATAACTGGATCATCGACAACACCGGCATCCGGCTGGCATTGAACGTGATGGGATTTGCCCTCTGGTTGCTGGCCTGCGCGGCCCTGCTCAGTTTGTAGACTCGCTTCTGCCGCGCGCCGTGAGTGTCCGAAAAAACTCCCGGGCGTGCAGGAAACGAGGGGCCGGCGCAGGGTCGGTCTTCCAATCCGCGGCCACGGCGGCAATTGAGCCGAGCCCGCCAAACCCAGCCACAGACGAGACGGAGATTTGTTGGAGGGCAGATCGCCCCCATTACCCTCGTGTGCCTCCACAGACCTCCCTCAACTCTGTGGCCGGGAATGTGTCCCTTCATTTTTTATTCTTCGTTCCCACTTCTCCCTTATTTCTTTTTACTTCTTACTTCACTTCGTTCTTTGTCCATGTCCAGGCGGTCATGCGCCACCCGTTCGCGCCTTTTTTCAGCGCAACCGTCAACGTCGAGCCGCTCTCCTTGATGGCGTTTCCTTTTTGCTTGAAGCTGTACTCAGCTGGAACCACCACGTAAGCGCGGTCGCCCGTAACCTCGACGTGTCGCGCCGGACCCAGTTTGACGGAACCGTCCGTAATGCCATCCTTCTTGGAATCAGCATCGAAGTCGTTCATCCACTTCGCGCACCCGCCCGCCCCGTGCCACTCGTACGGCGGGAATTCGTCGATGATTGAGGTTTGGTCGGCGCACGCCGCTGCCGCGGTCTTGCCGTCGCCTTTGTTGAACGCATCCGTAAATTGCTGCACCGTCTTCATCACCGCGGTCTTGTCCGCCGCAGCGGTCTTGTCTTGTCCGAAACCCGCGCCGGCTGCCAATGCCATCAGCGCGAAAGCAATAAGCATCTTCTGCATGTCTCCTCCACTTGCGTCAGGTGAGCTTTGGGGAAAGCTGAATGCCGCAAGAATGTAACATCCCGAGCGTGCGCTGGGCCTGTAAAATATGACTTCGCTGCGTGGCATCTCAGCCCCTATGAGCAAGACTTTCTTGAAAGCTCTCCCCTTCTGTCTCCTGTTCGTCGCATTTGCCTCCGCCCAGCAATTCGACCCGCTGGCCGAGCAGCAACTGGTTGCAATGATTAACCAGGAGCGCGCCCGCGCCGGCCTTCCCGCGCTGAAAGTCGATGACCGCCTGACCCAGGCAGCGCGCGCGCACTCCGTCCTGATGACGCAGAAAAAGCAGTTGTCGCACCAGTTCCCCGGCGAACTGCCGCTGCAGGAGCGTCTTGCCGCTACCCATCTCCGCTTCAACAGCGACGCCGAGAACGTCGCTTACGACTACTCGGTCCAGCAGGCGCACGAAGGGCTCATGCAATCTCCGCCGCATCGCG
The DNA window shown above is from Terriglobales bacterium and carries:
- a CDS encoding nuclear transport factor 2 family protein codes for the protein MQKMLIAFALMALAAGAGFGQDKTAAADKTAVMKTVQQFTDAFNKGDGKTAAAACADQTSIIDEFPPYEWHGAGGCAKWMNDFDADSKKDGITDGSVKLGPARHVEVTGDRAYVVVPAEYSFKQKGNAIKESGSTLTVALKKGANGWRMTAWTWTKNEVK